The following proteins are encoded in a genomic region of Gossypium hirsutum isolate 1008001.06 chromosome D05, Gossypium_hirsutum_v2.1, whole genome shotgun sequence:
- the LOC107905904 gene encoding homeobox protein SBH1: MEGVSNSTSCMMAFGHNSNGLCPMTVMPLTAIHPHDQHQYYHHNSDFNSLLLPLAPTNNQDQNHNSSSGSSMIIDDQSNTTNNNTGCYFMESNDGSSSSVKAKIMAHPLYHRLVAAYVNCRKVGAPPEVVARLEQVCASAATMGPSTIGCVGEDPALDQFMEAYSEMLAKYEQELSKTFKDAMLFLQSVECQFKALTVSPSTSACGDAVNLNGSSEEEADVNNHHFIDPLAEDRELKGQLLRKYSGYLGSLKQEFMKKRKRGKLPKEARQKLLDWWTKHYKWPYPSESQKLALAESTGLDQKQINNWFINQRKRHWKPSEDMQFVVMEATYPHYFMDNILGNPFPMDLSHTLL, from the exons ATGGAAGGCGTTTCCAATAGCACTTCTTGCATGATGGCTTTTGGACACAACAGCAATGGACTATGCCCTATGACGGTGATGCCTCTCACTGCTATTCATCCTCATGATCAACATCAATATTATCATCATAATTCGGACTTCAACTCCTTACTTCTTCCTTTAGCCCCAACCAACAATCAAGACCAGAACCACAATAGCAGCAGCGGCTCCTCTATGATTATTGACGATCAAAGCAACACCACCAATAACAATACCGGATGCTATTTCATGGAGAGCAACGATGGCAGCTCTTCTTCTGTCAAGGCCAAGATCATGGCTCATCCTCTCTACCACCGTCTCGTAGCCGCCTATGTCAATTGCCGAAAG GTAGGAGCACCACCTGAAGTGGTGGCGAGATTAGAACAAGTATGTGCATCTGCGGCCACTATGGGTCCCAGTACCATCGGCTGCGTAGGAGAAGATCCAGCACTTGACCAGTTCATGGAAGCTTATTCTGAGATGCTCGCTAAATACGAGCAAGAGCTATCTAAAACATTTAAGGACGCCATGCTTTTCCTCCAAAGTGTCGAGTGCCAGTTTAAAGCCCTCACTGTTTCCCCTTCAACTTCCG CTTGTGGAGATGCTGTTAACTTGAATGGATCATCTGAGGAAGAGGCTGATGTGAACAACCACCATTTCATCGATCCCCTTGCGGAAGACCGAGAGCTTAAAGGCCAGCTTTTGCGTAAATACAGCGGATATTTAGGTAGCCTGAAGCAAGAGTTTATGAAGAAGAGGAAGAGAGGGAAGCTACCTAAGGAAGCCAGACAGAAGTTGCTGGATTGGTGGACTAAACATTACAAATGGCCTTACCCATCG GAATCGCAGAAGCTAGCGTTGGCAGAGTCAACAGGTCTGGACCAGAAGCAAATTAACAACTGGTTCATTAATCAAAGGAAAAGGCATTGGAAGCCATCTGAGGATATGCAGTTTGTGGTAATGGAGGCTACCTATCCACACTATTTCATGGACAATATTTTGGGGAATCCCTTCCCTATGGATCTCTCCCACACACTTCTTTAA